DNA sequence from the Atribacterota bacterium genome:
TGATGGTGTTTCTTGTTCTTTTGGTATTGGGGTCTTTAGCCTACGCTCAGGATATGCCGTATAAGGGAGTACGGATTACCGTTGCTCTACGTTCCTTGCCAGAAACGGATTTCATCGTCAGTAAACTTGCTGAATTCAAGATGATGACGGGTATTAACGTTCAGATTGTCACCTATCCAGAGCAACAGTTGCGGGAACGGGAAGTCATCGATGTGAGTACCGGTGCAGGTGCCTACGATGTGATTGCCATCGACTCGGTGTTTATTCCAGAGTTCGCCAGGGCTGGCTGGATTACACCTATTGAACCGTATCTTGATGCTTCGTATAACGTGGAGGATATCAGTGCCTTTGTGCGGGGATTACTGTCCTACGAAGGGAAAATCTATGCTGGTCCGGTTTACAGTGAAGCTACTCAGTTGATGTATCGCAAGGACCTCTTTGAAGAAGCAGGATTACAACCCCCTCAGACCATGGAGGAGTACGAGGAGTATGCCAAGAAATTTACCAATCCCCCTGACCTCTTTGGAGTGGCCATGAGAGGGCTTCGTGGTAACGGTATGAATATTTACATCTGGTCTGAGTGGCTCTGGTCCTACGGTGGGAAGTATTTTGATGAAAATTGGAATCCGGTATTCAATTCACCGGAAGGGATTCTGGCTACAGAGAATTATGCCAAGCTCCTGCAGAATTACGGCCCTCCGGGCGTAGCCACTTATGGATGGGACGACGTACAGAATGCATTCACTTCGGGTAAAGTAGCCATGATTATCGATGCCACCAATTTCTATACTCGTATTGAGGACCCCACCAAATCTGCCATTGCTGGAAAGATTGGTTACGCCGTAGTCCCAGCTGGTCCAGCGGGAAGATTCCCAGGAAACTATTCGCTGGGATTTGCCATCAGTGCGGTAGGAGCCAAAACTGAGCAGGAAAAAGGAGCTGCAGCCGAGTTTATTAAATGGGCGACAAGTCAAGATATTGAACTTTCCAAAGCGCTGCAGGCCAATATCATCTCTGTGACTCGTGATTCGGTGTTTAATGATCCGGCTTTCCAGGCCAAGTTTGGAGGAGACTGGCTCACCTCAACCGTGGAATCCTTCAGAATCACCTATCCAGGATACCGTCCCCTTATTGAAGAATGGCGGGAAATTGGGGATCGCTTAGGTATCGCGGTGGAGAACGTGATTGCTGGGATTCAACCTGCCAAAACAGCTTTGGATGAAGCTGCAGCCTATGCAGCTGAAGTCCTGATGCGGACAGGAAAATTAAAGAAATAACTCGAGAATAGTGTGGATCAAAGCACGCGAGGCATGCCTCGCGTGCTTATTCAAGGGGGATTTATGCGCCAAAATGGATTCATGACCACAATCAGCGAGAATGTTTGGCTCATGTTTTTGCCAGCGCTTTTGATTTTAATTCTGATTACTCTGCCTCCTTTTTTCTATACCATTTATCTGAGTGTCCACGATATCGATATCACCAAACCGTATTTAGGGCGTCATTTCATTGGGCTGAGAAACTTTATGGCTATCTTTTCCGATAAACGGGCGGTGGGATCATTCCTGAACACCGGTATCCTCATTGGTGGAATGGTGGCCATTGAGTTTTTCCTGGGGCTTTTACTGGCCCTGGTGATTGATTCCTTTTTTAAGAAATCCACCTGGCTGATTACCCTGATTATCCTTCCCATGACTTTCCCCCGGGTAGTGGTGGGTTTGGTATGGCGGATTATGCTCAATCCCATCGTGGGGATCATCAATTATCTTTTAGTTCCCTTTGGTGGAGGACCGGTGGACTGGCTGGCACGACCAGGATGGGCGATGTTCTCCATTATCATGGTGGATGTCTGGCAGTGGACTCCCTTTATGGTACTTATGCTTCTGGCTGGTCTCCAGAGCCTTCCCAAGGAACCTTTTGATGCTTCGAGGGTTGATGGGGCAGGAGACTTGCACGTTTTTCGCTTCATTACCCTGCCTTTACTGCAACCCATTATCGTGGTGGCAGTCATTTTCCGACTCATTGATGCCCTGCGAACCTTTGATATTGTTTATATTCTTACTCGGGGTGGTCCTGGAACCTCAACCGAAACTGTGGATATTTTTGCCTACTATATGGGTATTTCTGAAGCGGGCCGTATTTCATATGCTGCTTCAGCATCCCTCATTGTTCTCTATGTGACCGTGGTTCTGGTGACCATCTTCTTGAGGTTCAGCCGCCAATGGAGAGAAGAACTGTACTGAAAAAAACCTTAGCGTACCTTTTTGTCATTGTTACGCTGGTAGCGCTCTATTTCCCAGTTTACTGGTTAATTACCATGTCACTGAAAGTACGAATTGATATCATGTCCATTCCCCCGCGCTGGCTCTTCACACCAACTTTAGCCAATTTTTCCTGGCTTTTTAACCATTACAGCTTACAAAACGCGGTGATAACGAGTATTATCGTCGCGCTGAGTGCTACCTGTATTTCCCTGGCGTTGGGTATTCCCTGCGCTTTTGCCCTGAGCCGTTTTGCCATTCCCAGAAAGAAGGATATCGAATTCTGGATTGCCACCACCCGTATGCTTCCTCCGGTGGCGGTGATCATTCCTTTTTATTTCATCTGGATGAGTTTGCGACTGTTGGACACCCGAACTTCATTGGTCATCACGTATCTCGTCATCAATCTCCCCCTCATTATCTGGATTATGATGGGGTTTTTCCGGGCTTTACCCCGGGAACTGGAAGAAGCCGCTCGGGTGGATGGGGCATCCCGCTGGGGGTCTTTTTTCAAAGTGACTTTACCACTGGCTCTTCCTGGTATCGGAGCATCCAGCATTCTTTCCTTCATCTTCAATTGGAATGAATTCTTTTTTGCTTTTGTTTTGACCACCACCAATCGAACCTTGCCAGTCGAGGTTGCCTCTTTTATGGCAGTGGGTCTTGAAGTAAAATACGGTGAAATGGCGGCAGCGGGAGTCCTGGCTTCGATTCCTTCCCTTATTTTTGCTATTCTGGCTCGTAAGCTTATTGTTACTGGTTTTCGAGGTATTGCCGGTTTCGCTTTGAAGTAAGGTGTCTTTGCGTTTTTCCTGGTGATTGCGAATAGTAAAGGAGATCATCTTACAGTTGGGGAGTCTCGATTTTGAGCTCCCTTCCCCGCTTTATTTTTCTTCTGTTTTTGTTGAAATTTCAACATCTTCTTTATTGAATGGGAAAATTTGTTCGTTATTTGTTGTACAATATGAACGATACTCGTAAAAAGGGAGGGATGTCGTGATGGCAAAGTTGCTTTTGATTAAAGTGGGAGACCGACCGAAGAATGCATTGAAAGTGCAGGGAGTTCTCACTCAATATGGGTGTAACGTGCGTACCCGCCTGGGTCTTCACGAGTTTGCCCCGGAATGTGAGAGTGAGGATGAAGGGATTATTTTCCTTGAAGTGATGGGGAAGGAAGAAGAAATTACAAAGATGAGGGAGGAACTGGAAAAAATCGAAAAGGTCAAGACGGTGTACGTAGAACTGTAGGAGAGAGACAATATGGAGCGTATGGATATATCGAAGTATTGTCTGCAAGCTGAGGATCTTCGCTGGGTGTTTGACTGGCAGTCTTTACCCTTTGACTGTACCGATGACGTTGAAGACTTGGAAGGGTTTTTGGGGCAGGATAGAGCCATTGGGGCCATTGAGTTTGCATTGCGGGTTGATAAACCAGGATACAACCTCTTTGTGGTTGGTCCAGTGGGAGCGGGAAGAGCCAGTGCAGTGCGGAGCTGTATTGAGCGACTTCTTGAGGAAAGAAAAGAAAAGGGATTGCTGCCCCCTCTTTACGACTGGTGTTATGTATTCAACTTTCAGAATCCTGATCGTCCCAAAGTATTGAAGTTACCCAAGGGAGAAGGGAGGGGTCTGGCAAAGCGGCTTGATGAGCTTCTGAAGGCGTTGAAAGATATTATTCCCAAGACTTTTGCCAGTGATGAGTATAAAAACCAAAAGCAAATTCTGGTTGATGAACATCAGAGGAGACATCGTCAAATCATTCAGGGATTGGAGCGAGAAGCGCTGGAAGAAAATTTTGCCTTCCGGATGACATCTATGGGGCCGTTGCTCGTACCCCTGGTTGATGGCAAGCCGATGAATCAAGAGCAGTATCTGGCTTTGAGTGAAGAGGAAAAGGAAGTAATCGAGTCCAAGCGACAAAAATTGTTGAATCGAATCAATGAGACTTTTGAGCGGATTCATCAACTGGAAATGGAGCTGAAGAATCGGATTGGTGAACTTGACTATCGAGTGGCCGATTTCGCAGTGAGCCCTCTTTTTAAGGAACTTTTGGAAGTGTACCCATTTTCTGAGGAGGTCAGTGATTTTCTAAAAGCTCTCAAAGAATTTACCCTTTCGTACCTCCATATTTTCCGGGATTCGCAGGAGGCGCCGGCTCAACCCATGCACCTTGTACCGTATCAGCGCCTGCAGGACCCGTTTCTTCCTTTCAAGGTGAATGTTTTTGTGGATAATTCTTCCACCGAAGTTGCCCCGGTCATTTTTGAGACCCATCCCAACTGGACCAATCTTTTCGGAAGGATTGAGCGTCGGGCTTTCATGGGAACATATTTCAGTGATCACACCATGTTGAAGGCAGGTTCGCTCCATCAGGCCAATGATGGCTATATTGTCATTTATTTTCATGATCTCATTGCCAATCCTGGAGCCTGGGAGGGCTTAAAGAGAACCCTCAAAAATCGAGAAGTGAGGATGGAAGATCCATTTGAACAGTTTGGACTTATCGCCCCACAAGGACTTCGGCCAGAACCCTTACCTTTTAATGCCAAGGTTGTCCTCATTGGTCATGAATTCTATTATCGTCTTCTGACCGTCTGGGATGAAGATTTTCGGGATTTATTTAAGGTCAAGGCTGATTTTGATTACCAGATGGAGAGCAAAGAAGAAACCATTCTCTCTTTTGCCTGCTTTATTAAGCGTTGTTGCCGTGAAGACTCGCTTTTGCCTTTTGACCGCAGTGGCGTTGGTAAGGTTTTGGAGTATGCTGCCCGGAGGGTCGCGCATAAGAAAAAGTTGACCACCCAGTTTGGTTTCATTCGCGATATCCTAATCGAATCAGACTTTTGGGCCCGTCAGGAAGGAGCAGAAAAGGTTTCAAGTAGCCATGTGCAGAAAGCTCTGGAAGAACGAAAAAAACGCCTGAGCCTTCTTGCGGATCGGATTGAGGAGCTGATTCAGGAGGATATACTACTTATTGATACCGAAGGTGCAGTGATCGGGCAGATTAATGGTCTGGCGGTATATGACCTGGGTGATTTCAGTTTTGGACGGCCATCCCGTATAACTGCTCGGACTTATTTGGGAAAACAGGGAGTCATTAATATTGAGCGAGAATCCCGCTTAAGCGGCCGCATCCACGATAAGGGAGTGCTCATCATGAGTGGGTACCTGGGGTACCGCTATGCCCAGGATAAGCCGCTTTCTATGTCGGCTACCATTTGCTTTGAGCAGTCCTACGAGGGGGTGGAGGGTGATAGTGCGTCGTTGGCTGAAACCTGTGCAGTGCTTTCCGAACTTGCTGAAACTCCCCTGCGTCAGGATATCGCCGTGACTGGTTCCATTAATCAGAAAGGTGAAGTACAGGCCATTGGGGGAGTCAACGAAAAGATTGAAGGATTCTTTCGGGTCTGTCGAGCCCGAGGGTTTAACGGGCGTCAAGGCGTTATTATTCCCAAAAGCAACGTTCAGCACTTGATGTTGAGTGAAGAGGTGATTGAAGCCGTTCAAAGGGGCGAATTTTGGGTTTATGCCGTTTCCTCGGTTGATGAAGCTATGGAGATTTTAACCGGTATTCCTGCTGGGGAAAAAGTTAATGGTGTTTTCCAAGAAGGAACGGTGAATTATCGGGTTGACCAAAAATTACGGAAAATCAACGAGTTGCTTCGGGGTTTTGAGGAGAAACGGGAAAAAAAGGAGGAAGATGGGAGCGAGGACAAACCTGCCTTGTGAAACATACGGTATAATTAAATTTTGCATTTTAATGTATGGTGTGCTGGATGAGGAAGGAGGTGACAGCAAGAAAGAGCAGATGTGGTGTAGGGTTTTTGGTTGATTTTTTGTTTTCAAAATTTTCTTTAAAGAAGGGGGTTAAAAGTAAATGAGGAAGATGAGTTTGGTGTTGTCGGTTCTGGTGATTCTGAGTCTTCTTTTCAGTTTCAGTTTGGTTTGGGCTCAGGAAGGAGCTTCGGAACTCGAGATTAAAACTGCGGATGCAGCGTTTGAGGCTGCGGATAAGGGGAATCCCGATCCAGCGTGGAAGGGTCAGAAGTTGACCATTGGTGTGTACTCAGCTGGTCCTCGTGGTGCCATTTCGGGGCCTCTCTATTTCTGGCGTCCATACTTTGAAAAATTGACCGGTGCCACCTACGATATCGTGGAAATCCCCTTTGCTGAATTGCGGGAAAAGATTTTTACCGATTTGATGACCGGAACCGGGACCTATGATATCATCGTTGGTCCGAGCTGGTTCTACGGTGACTATATTTCCAACGACTGGATTGTCCCCAGTGATAAGTACCTCAACGACCCCCGGATGCCCAAATGGGAACCTGCTTCGATTCTACCACCGCTTCAGGAGCTCTACAGCTGGGGTGGGAAATGGGTTGGTTTTAATAACGACCACGATGGTCAGGTTCTCTACTACCGTCGGGACATCCTGAATGACCCCAAATGGCAGGAAGAATTCAAGAAGGAAACTGGCAAAGATATGCCCGTTCCTCCCAAGACCTGGGACGAAGTATACGAAATCACCAAATTTTTCCATGGAAAAGATTGGAATGGTGATGGAGAACCCGATTATGGTATCACCATGCACCTCAAGGTTGCTGGACAGGGGTTCTTCCACTTCATGGCCCTCTCTGCTCCGTACGTGGTTGCTCCGGCTCCTGGTGACGACCCCAACAAAGTCACCCGTTACCATAATGTGTACTGGTTTGACCCCGAAACCATGGAACCCCTGGTGAACACCCCTGGTTTTGTGGAGGCCCTTAACATGCTTCTTAAGCTTTCCAAGACCGGACCTTCCGCAATGTGGGGTTGGAGCTTAGGAGAAGCTTGGGATGCTTTCTTGAGAGGGAAAGCAGTTATTTGTTTTTCCTGGGGTGATGTCGGTTCGCTCTCTCAGTTGCCTGATCAGTCAAGCATCAAAGGTAAGCTGGGTGTGGCTCCGATTCCGGGAAGTGAGAAGTACTATGACCTGGA
Encoded proteins:
- a CDS encoding sugar ABC transporter substrate-binding protein, giving the protein MVFLVLLVLGSLAYAQDMPYKGVRITVALRSLPETDFIVSKLAEFKMMTGINVQIVTYPEQQLREREVIDVSTGAGAYDVIAIDSVFIPEFARAGWITPIEPYLDASYNVEDISAFVRGLLSYEGKIYAGPVYSEATQLMYRKDLFEEAGLQPPQTMEEYEEYAKKFTNPPDLFGVAMRGLRGNGMNIYIWSEWLWSYGGKYFDENWNPVFNSPEGILATENYAKLLQNYGPPGVATYGWDDVQNAFTSGKVAMIIDATNFYTRIEDPTKSAIAGKIGYAVVPAGPAGRFPGNYSLGFAISAVGAKTEQEKGAAAEFIKWATSQDIELSKALQANIISVTRDSVFNDPAFQAKFGGDWLTSTVESFRITYPGYRPLIEEWREIGDRLGIAVENVIAGIQPAKTALDEAAAYAAEVLMRTGKLKK
- a CDS encoding sugar ABC transporter permease, coding for MPRVLIQGGFMRQNGFMTTISENVWLMFLPALLILILITLPPFFYTIYLSVHDIDITKPYLGRHFIGLRNFMAIFSDKRAVGSFLNTGILIGGMVAIEFFLGLLLALVIDSFFKKSTWLITLIILPMTFPRVVVGLVWRIMLNPIVGIINYLLVPFGGGPVDWLARPGWAMFSIIMVDVWQWTPFMVLMLLAGLQSLPKEPFDASRVDGAGDLHVFRFITLPLLQPIIVVAVIFRLIDALRTFDIVYILTRGGPGTSTETVDIFAYYMGISEAGRISYAASASLIVLYVTVVLVTIFLRFSRQWREELY
- a CDS encoding carbohydrate ABC transporter permease is translated as MERRTVLKKTLAYLFVIVTLVALYFPVYWLITMSLKVRIDIMSIPPRWLFTPTLANFSWLFNHYSLQNAVITSIIVALSATCISLALGIPCAFALSRFAIPRKKDIEFWIATTRMLPPVAVIIPFYFIWMSLRLLDTRTSLVITYLVINLPLIIWIMMGFFRALPRELEEAARVDGASRWGSFFKVTLPLALPGIGASSILSFIFNWNEFFFAFVLTTTNRTLPVEVASFMAVGLEVKYGEMAAAGVLASIPSLIFAILARKLIVTGFRGIAGFALK
- a CDS encoding ATP-binding protein, whose translation is MERMDISKYCLQAEDLRWVFDWQSLPFDCTDDVEDLEGFLGQDRAIGAIEFALRVDKPGYNLFVVGPVGAGRASAVRSCIERLLEERKEKGLLPPLYDWCYVFNFQNPDRPKVLKLPKGEGRGLAKRLDELLKALKDIIPKTFASDEYKNQKQILVDEHQRRHRQIIQGLEREALEENFAFRMTSMGPLLVPLVDGKPMNQEQYLALSEEEKEVIESKRQKLLNRINETFERIHQLEMELKNRIGELDYRVADFAVSPLFKELLEVYPFSEEVSDFLKALKEFTLSYLHIFRDSQEAPAQPMHLVPYQRLQDPFLPFKVNVFVDNSSTEVAPVIFETHPNWTNLFGRIERRAFMGTYFSDHTMLKAGSLHQANDGYIVIYFHDLIANPGAWEGLKRTLKNREVRMEDPFEQFGLIAPQGLRPEPLPFNAKVVLIGHEFYYRLLTVWDEDFRDLFKVKADFDYQMESKEETILSFACFIKRCCREDSLLPFDRSGVGKVLEYAARRVAHKKKLTTQFGFIRDILIESDFWARQEGAEKVSSSHVQKALEERKKRLSLLADRIEELIQEDILLIDTEGAVIGQINGLAVYDLGDFSFGRPSRITARTYLGKQGVINIERESRLSGRIHDKGVLIMSGYLGYRYAQDKPLSMSATICFEQSYEGVEGDSASLAETCAVLSELAETPLRQDIAVTGSINQKGEVQAIGGVNEKIEGFFRVCRARGFNGRQGVIIPKSNVQHLMLSEEVIEAVQRGEFWVYAVSSVDEAMEILTGIPAGEKVNGVFQEGTVNYRVDQKLRKINELLRGFEEKREKKEEDGSEDKPAL
- a CDS encoding extracellular solute-binding protein — its product is MRKMSLVLSVLVILSLLFSFSLVWAQEGASELEIKTADAAFEAADKGNPDPAWKGQKLTIGVYSAGPRGAISGPLYFWRPYFEKLTGATYDIVEIPFAELREKIFTDLMTGTGTYDIIVGPSWFYGDYISNDWIVPSDKYLNDPRMPKWEPASILPPLQELYSWGGKWVGFNNDHDGQVLYYRRDILNDPKWQEEFKKETGKDMPVPPKTWDEVYEITKFFHGKDWNGDGEPDYGITMHLKVAGQGFFHFMALSAPYVVAPAPGDDPNKVTRYHNVYWFDPETMEPLVNTPGFVEALNMLLKLSKTGPSAMWGWSLGEAWDAFLRGKAVICFSWGDVGSLSQLPDQSSIKGKLGVAPIPGSEKYYDLETKQWVEKRNFVANTVGASWHGVISKFSKNQDLAAYFLSWQATPPINHWNVVWGWTGVDPGTLYDLLQPTGKSTIEEYVATGYEAEDAKQFVNAYEEMWYKYPLKQSYLRIPGTPEMWEIWDIHLSEAVTGQVTPEEALNRTAEDWNAIIDRLGREQLKKIYQEAIGYKPE